One window from the genome of Leptospira levettii encodes:
- a CDS encoding co-chaperone GroES, whose product MASIKPLGDRVVVEPKNESEEKIGSIIVPDTAKEKPQEGKVIAVGQGRYEDGKLVPLEVKVGDTVLYGKYSGTEIKQGGKELLIIREGDILGVVTN is encoded by the coding sequence ATGGCATCAATCAAACCTTTAGGCGACCGAGTAGTCGTAGAGCCAAAGAATGAGTCGGAAGAAAAAATCGGATCCATCATCGTACCAGACACTGCCAAAGAAAAACCACAAGAAGGCAAAGTCATCGCTGTGGGACAAGGCCGTTATGAAGACGGTAAACTCGTTCCTTTAGAAGTAAAGGTAGGAGACACAGTTCTCTACGGAAAGTATTCCGGAACAGAGATCAAACAAGGCGGAAAGGAATTACTCATCATCCGTGAAGGCGACATCCTCGGTGTTGTGACAAACTAA